The Cydia amplana chromosome 10, ilCydAmpl1.1, whole genome shotgun sequence DNA window TACCTGCTCAAGTACGCCAAGTGCCTCAAAGGGGACAAGGCCAAGCTGCAGAAAATGGTGCAAATGGCCTGGACATTTGTTAAtgataggtaagtactttttttttaattttgaaaacaaGACCGGACCACAGATGTTACTTATCAGTCTTATCTCATGTGAATTCTTAAATTTCTTCCGGAAATGACTTGTGGGTGTGTTAGAATATGCAAAAATGATTCTATTTAGTCAACCAAGTTTTTTTCTGATTTGAAAATTAGTAATAGCAAAGGTAATAGACGTGCTATTTAGTAATTACTTTATACTGTGCTGCTCTAAAATACACTGTCATATTTTAAATGAGATTGTCATTGAGTAATGAGTATTGATTTTCAATTAatctttatgtatttgtatgttcGCTTTCATATTTTTCTTAATTCTAACATAATAACACAGTGGTGtaaacatagaaggtagcatcctatagaagtggtctacgcgtgcctccgtgagggacaaaacatacgcaatgcgacgctatgattggtcgaatttatttgttgcccaccataatccatactaatttatggtggggaataaaaaaaaatgtgagactgacaaggacaaacaataatagcgctttcgctgctactcctactgaaagatacataagactatcccgttctgtccgttatccccaccactcatgcccaatccagtttaatactagattcatgggtgtataacttttattaaattttaacacataCACTCTGCAAGCATTCTACAAACAGAGATCCCGGCTAGCAGGTTgcgggcagtgaatgtgttaaatctaATACGTAGTGTTTCTTATTAGCCAAAATTATAAGAATATTTTCCTTTCAGCTGGAGAGCCCAACAAACTTTTACACCATTACTTATAGAAAAAAATCTGTTTTACAAATCTAGAGCACCACTACTTAATTACTTGTCTGTTTATATTGTATCAGATGCATTTAGAAGTGTGCCCAGCCGGCTTGTCTTTCCACCTCTTTAAATTCTGAACATCCTGGTGGTTGAAGTAATAATCCTGAAAAATATGATTATGGGTTAAGATCATTTAAGTATCTACATTCTTTTAAATATGAATTGTATCTGTTATGAAGTATGAATTTCAGTTActgcatagagaaatatagtaagacaagagtgctcactccatacatcagttcagactattaatttcagtgtctacatctagcatcgagtagcagtactaatagttccgctacttgatgctagatgctaatagtctttggcactaaaactgatgtatgtatggagtgagcactctatgtatttttttctctatggttactgCTACTAAAGCCTTATTTATCCTTATTTATTAGGCCTCGGGCTGGACGTATGTGACCGCTCGCTGCTTGACCAAATCAAAACGTATAGAATTAAATCATTGAATGAACCCGTCCCAAATAGTAAATGTCTAAATGAATTTACTAATGACTTACCTACATTTCAGTTTATGCACAACCCTCTGCCTCCAATGGGAGCCGGAGGTGATTGCCGTAGCACTAATGTTCCTAGCGGGCAAGCTTAGCAAGTTTGAAGTTGTGGACTGGAACGGACGCATTCCGAAACACACAGCTTGGTGGGACATGTTCGTTGAGGATGTTACTATGGAGCTGCTCGAAGATATTTGTCATCAGGTTTGTAATTTAGGTTATTCTGCATGTCATCAATAGTACATGCTGCCAAAGATactcacaaatatttgaacatgTTTAGTTGGAACAGTGCAGgttgagacatattttaatttaataccttggCTCTTAGGTGactaaaactttattttctaaTCAATCTTCGGATGTTGGGTTACTATCGGAATGATAtgttcagtcagcagcaatagttgctaagcgggagaGGCGTTCAAAATTAtcctgacgcgactttattgttaagagaataagagcgcgtcgaggtaattttgaacacctcgcccgcttagcaacttctgctgctgaccgtTCAACATGCAACTCAGTTTATCGaaattattgttgtttttttaattcataacGTCTTTTTCTTCTctacaaaataaatttagtGGGAGCCAAAGCGGTCCAATGTTATTTTGGCGAGCGGAAACaaccataatttatttttcacctcagcagctcgaacaagggtactttgctacttaaaaacagtgagcaaaatcgcattttgctcactgagtgagacaaaatgagcaaaatgcgattttgctcactcagtgagcaaaatgcgattttgctcactgtttttaagtagcaaagtaccaagggttcgagctgctgaggtgaaaatttaattgttggtatatcttaagaaaacatgagtgaatagaggtaagtgatgaagaaggaatacatttttcgggttctctaatatgttctcactgctgaggtgaaaaatgttgtgtactacacgagatcaaagttatttacatctcgtgcgcttttgagtcccttactacgctcaagattctaaattagattcactcgctacgctcgtgaatctattatagaatctttcgcttgcacgggactcaaaataagcactcgaagaaatatcaaactttgatctcttgttgtacaaataactattgttcccAGGTGCTAGATCTCTACTCGCCCCAGACCCAGCCCTCGGGCGCGGACTCCCCGCCGGGCCCGAACGCGAATCCGGCTCCAAAAAACGACAAGCCGTCCGTTACACCGCCAGCTTCCGCATCGCCTACCGCTAAGCCCGTCACCCCGGTGAAGAACGGAGACAAACCGGAACCGCCGAAGCTGGATATGCGGTTCGGGTTCCCGGCTTACCCTTACCCGCCGGTGTAttcggcgccgccgccgcggctgCCCGTCCCCACGGCCCCGCCGCCGCTGTACTCGGAGCCGCCGCCGCCTCGGCTGCCGCCGACGAGCGTGCCGCCGCCGCACTACTTCCCGCCGCCGCCGGGCCCGCCCCCGAGGCCGTACTATCCCCCCCCTTAGCGTTAGATaggttatagctggtcaaccaaatcttgacagtaaaaaaaggcgcgaaattcaaattttctatgggacgatatcccttcgcgcctacatttttcaaatttgccgcctttttctactgtcaagatctggttgaccaagtatatgtattttttactgGATTATAATTAATAGACTGCTATTTTGGAGTTTCATTGGACGGCTAAAAATTTAACCCTGTTTTTGATGAATAAAAATAGGCTAGGCTAATAACAACCCGCCCCCGAGAGCGTACTACCCCCCCCCCCTTAGCGTTAGATAGGTTATTTTTTACTGGATTATAATTAATAGACTGCTATTTTGGAGTTTCATttaaccgtttttagggttccggacctcaaaaggaaaaaacggaacccttgtaggatcactcgtgcgtctgtctgtctgtccgatcatctccccccccctttatctccgaaactactgggtctaaaattaaaaaaaaaatacacaatatgacagatgacaggaaaacctattagaaatgtgcagtcaagcgtgagtcggacttaatgtacggaaccctcggaacTCGCGTTCTACGCGCTTGTTGACGAATAATAATAGGCTAGTCGATAGGCTTGAGGCCAGTAATATCCATAATACCTAATAACAAAATAATGCTTTTATGTAATCATATAACATTCATCGAGATTATGTTAAATATGATTATATAaaaagtaatagtacattattgcagaggccgggtaACGGTAAGCGTCTCGTgatactatttttgctacaatacgacGAAAATTaacgagcatattggagaaaaaataaataaaaagtaggtatcgAAAATTACAAAGGcaaagtacaaaaaaaaatatttaataatataaatatcaatTATTTCACAATGAAATACAAATACTCAAAAAGTCAGTAGGAGTTATTGCATTAGGTAGATATCATTGGTTTTAACCGAtggaaaataaaatgcatataaaACTTGAGCTTAACAAATTAGCGCAAAACATACGCACAACGTTACTAAGACTTAATAATGTAGTTGCCTTTCGACTAGATATAATACAATCATAGTGTTTACTGAATGAACACAGACATAGAACACGTAAAATTTAAATGCTTAGGGATTTTTCACACATATTTTTAGAGAGTTTAAAATTGTGCGTTAAAAACAACAATTTGCATAGGGTTCTAAGGGTTGTACTATACGTACATTGCGGTAGTTTTCGCCCACTTgacggattagcaaataatatatttcatttttaatttgctacttgcgaaatatcagttttatcatagagaaaaaaatacatagattgctcactccatacatcagttttggtaccaaaaagactattattttcagtgtcgacatctagcatcgagtagcggaatttgacaatagatgtagcagtactgataattccgctactcgatgctagatgtcgattatgaaaataatagtctttttggtacctaaactgatgtatggagtgagcactcttatcttactatatttctctatggttttatagatatattgtttagacaAGGATTGCAAATAAggccaaatttgtgcagcaatgtaggtttatattcaaattcagTCAAATGGACTAAAACTAGCGTAATGAGTAATGACCCTATgtaaggtgcattggggtaggtttaattaattttgaaaatgggtAATATCGACTAAACCAGAAGCATTTCTTACTATAGCAACACTTACGTTAATGCAACGCTTATAACATGGCATAGTTACTGTTACCTATTAGCAACTTACCAACTACCCCACTTTCGAAGTTACCCCACAGTCCCCACACATTATCTCTTAAAATCTCTGGTGTTTGTAAATAGTTCTCTTCTTAACCCTATTCCAGGCATAGTACGATTTATCGACCACATAGAATTTCAACTTTATCATTCCGACTTAAGGTTCAAAATAAATGTGACTTGTCCTCAAATGAATCAATCAAAGCTTAATTGGAATATATTTGGGTAAATATAGATTGGTGCGGCTTGGAAAAGGGTTAACGAAAAGTTATTTATTCCCCGTGggtggtaagtaggtaggtacttaaaacatTCATAAATCTACTGATggacaaaattaaataattagttaTAACAGATATGAGTTTTTCTTATCaggtatgtatgttttttcTGGACCGAACTGTAACCTCCtaagccatacaaacgaaacatccaaaatttgccactggaatttgaacctaaattgtaggaaatagagttgattttgcgttgtttgaaaattgaacgaaacagcaatagcgactctgttccaattgaacatggtttaaattacatcgaactgaataggtactataggtaggaccttgggccttaggagggtaaTTGTGACACGTATACAACAGTTTATTAAATTACTAACAAATTGTAGccaaaaatttataaaaaatattaatacgtttataaaattcaattaaaaattaactAACTACGAAGGCACACGAGAATAACTTCAGATCCCTATTATAATCTCCGAGTTAAGGCACacgatttattaaaatacgtcTTAAGATAAAGATGTTAGAGCTTATTTTACAACGCTTTAGTCAATTTGATCTGCTAAGaactaaaacaaaatataaattgagCTTTAGGTATTTGTAACTTATTCCAAAAACCTTTGACTAGTTTTACAGCAAATATGTAATCTTAACTAAATCAGTTTTGCAAATAAGTTACATGTAATTACAGCCCAGAACACAACGGCTGCGTGCGCTAGCGCTAAAACCTTGGAGCCGTGCACGCACatgtcacgcaagcggtgtgccacTTCTCTTAACcttctgtatattacaacgcgcacgtcCACGTACGcccacgcaagcggtgtgcacAAGCCTTACAAATTAGTGTACCTATTCAAtattcatcattttaattaattagattttttttacgaGATAGCTAATTTTAATTACCAATTATTAGAAGTactatgttaaacttatatGCCCACTGACATACCTACTAATTATGATAATTTTTTTGAGCAGATCAAATTAAAAATCATTGTGACACTATCATATAATAATGACACGATTATTGGTTTCAGCTTTGCTTGTAAACATTGATAGGTCACTAGTGTGATGTATTATGAAACGACCAGAAAGCGAGTTTCATAAAACCCACagtcgtattttaatgcctttcattatgtagcagtcacataaactattattacttattcactGAGTCATTATTATATGGATAGTGTCAAActataaaagcaaaatataaaaactcgcttaattttaataacaatacaATACTGCATGCGTCTCATACAACAGTAAAACAATTCATACAACGCCGTAAGGCTATAAAATTATCAATCAAATATGCACAACAATTCATTTCATTATACTTTACAATCTCGTtttgaatataaaatattaataaatacaaagttTATTTCTTGAAAACATTTTCAATCCAAGGCGCTTACAAAAGCAGGCATCATATTTCATGGTTTTAGAAGGtagtgttttattaaaaacacatgttttattaaaaaattatatcaatatcattaggtattatatttttCGTAAATGTTCTGACAAAACTGCGACAACACATTTTCGTTACAGATACATTGAAGGAGTCATTATTATCAAAACCTGTTAATATCGTCGATTGTCTTTGTTTACCTTGTTCCTTTTGAAACTTTATCATTGTCAAAAACCCATGGAGTCTTGGTtttctttataaattaaaattctcTCATTCCTTTTTTAAGGCTGTATAAATATGCTCTCTAAAGAGTTAGGACAGTGATGTCAGTGATCTAAAtaaggtgactgctatagttattcggatccctttgtttgacataattatcgaaaatcataatgtaatgattgtcagattatcattagtcataattctgaaaccgttaacttttcaggattttcgttggGTTATCCTAGAGATagtttaggtttgttttataacAATCCTGAAATGTAACGCGTTTCTGAAAAACCAAATAATGACTAAcgaaatgcggacaaacaatacattatgacgtaatactttatgggaaacaatagagaccctattGGCCCGTATATAGTAATTGGCCGCTCcttacaaatcagaaagaatcaagccaatagggagtattactgcaatgttttgagtgcagcactagcgcctttagtaaaccatagagtaactaatacatatttgacaaattttcacagacaatcaaatatgacattgatacatcaaggcggtttgtttacaaagggcctaccgggaaacgcgaaatcaaaTTAAGAGTGACCAAATACTATAAACTACAGGGTgtcatttgagtcgtgatcagtaatatgtttttctaactccataaacaacgagcaatttaatgccccgactcttactaaaatcagacaagatttttttatatttttttgtttattttttgtcatttattttacttttacaggtggcaatgtggtatttaaacagctttgtaagatatttcaattgaaaaattaagtaaattttatttctaactgggacaaatgacaaaattgatgtcaatgacagttccgattcaaagaggcgattcaatttactaatttaaatatcttaataagccattgtaatatcctaaatccacttataaaaataaaataaatgacaaaaaaaaaaaaaacaaaaaaaaaagacttgtctgattttagtaagagtaggggcattaaattgctcgttgtttatggagttagaaaaacatattactgatcacgactcaaatgacaccctgtataggtagGGTACCTCGAGCTAGGTTTAAATGAGTCTCGATTGCTTGAGATAGTGCAACAGCAGTTGGTGCAGGAACTTGTATTGCTGCACGTTGCTGATGAGGTTGGCTCGTTGCTGGTGGAGCAGGCCTATGGTGCGGGGATGTCGAGCTCCTGAAATATTACATTAGTCTATAGCAGTCACCGTACCTCGAGCCAGGTTTAAATGAGTCTCGATTGCTTGAGATAGTGCAACAGCAGTTGGTGCAGGAACTTGTATTGCTGCACGTTGCTGATGAGGTTGGCTCGTTGCTGGTGGAGCAGGCCTATGGTGCGGGGATGTCGAGCTCCTGAAATATTACATTAGTCTATAGCAGTCACCGTACCTCGAGCCAGGTTTAAATGAGTCTCGATTGCTTGAGATAGTGCAACAGCAGTTGGTGCAGGAACTTGTATTGCTGCACGTTGCTGATGAGGTTGGCTCGTTGCTGGTGGAGCAGGCCTATGGTGCGGGGATGTCGAGCTCCTGAAATATTACATTAGTCTATAGCAGTCACCGTACCTCGAGCCAGGTTTAAATGAGTCTCGATTGCTTGAGATAGTGCAACAGCAGTTGGTGCAGGAACTTGTATTGCTGCACGTTGCTGATGAGGTTGGCTCGTTGCTGGTGGAGCAGGCCTATGGTGCGGGGGATGTCGAGCTCctgaaatattacatttttgtataagTATAAGAAATTATGTGACATCAGGCAGGCAAGTTAAATTCTTACAATGTGAAGTGATTCTGTATGCGCCACTTAATTTCTACTTTTTTGCTAGACTGTAGCTAGGCTTTTCTGTTTtgcccttggaggatataatcgaACGGAGAccccatgtctgtaattttctgtacaaaacagtctgccgatttttgcgggggaggggaacgtcaaatgtatgcgtaacgtaaaaatagccatgtcagataaacgtcagtccatacattgtgtatgaccgttggccgcctattttcgacagaggggaaagcctgttaatggctactccgtttagttgtatcctccaaggttttgCCCTatgattgactggtagagaatgtctATAGCGGCATTTAGTCCGCCTGTTGTACTCTTTTTtacgtgcaataaagtttaaaaataaataaatagctaGAGACCGGGATCGGAAcgataaccatatttttcgaattattttagtATCGAAATACAGGACTcaattgtgtttttaggtaaagacttcgtattattagcagagatgtacaaaatggttttaaaaaagcatttaaatacaaaatgcaaaatacttttcagatttactatttcaaatgcaaaataccaaatagttttgcgttttgtatttaaaatgctaaatgcaaaataggtattttcaaaatactttttcaaaataaaataccttttgaccaaatctcagatatttttatttattttaggtatttatcatgagaatagccatagaatagataatgttcgtcattttcgtttcacattgacactagtcagacataatagccggtttagactctcgtggctcgcaagctcgtcgagctaatataatttaaacactaacggcacggcataaggtttataaccgaatgacaagccgaatgcgagtgtgtcgaggcgagccacgagacgcgccgcgagccgagccgcgagtctaaacggctataaggcgcgcactctgaccaaagaaaaaaaaaagggcgcgcatggctagcagacgcccctatcggtcaaattcggcaatacaagcgtcattcgttcttttcattttgtttgactggtaatgttggctaaacttaatcacaaagtattttgcattttgaaatgaatattaaaaatgcaaaatacatctcgaaaagtatttcaaataaaatacaaaatgtttttttactaaaaggcatttaaatgcaaaatacaaaataggtattttgcattttgtatttgcattttaaatagaagtatttcaaataaatcgcatctctgattattagattgcccaattagaaatgaaataattagcaaagaacgagaAAATACAGTTTtctctcccatacaaaaaataccagtatccgatccctggctagcgagttgaaattttcacagatgatgccgctataacaacaaatattaaaaccggccaagtgcgagtcggactcgcgcacggagggttccgcaccatcaacaaaaaacaagcaaaaaaacggtcacccatctaagtactgaccccgcccgacgttgcttaacttcggtcaaaaatcacgtttgttgtatgggacagggatgttgcggatgccgattttttgacatccgcggatgcggatgcggatgcggatttttaaaggctcacatccgcggatgcggatgcggatgcggatgtcaagataggtacataaaaaatctatctaatctatttttatatgtaatgtCTCGTAAATGACACGTTCTAGTTTTAATtcgttatttgttattaattaatttgttaataacCTGCATGCTCACtcatattttatgatttatctTGTATTTTCTCTATTTAAGTGAAATGTTAAATttctttttgagaaaataaagtttctttaaccacaaaaacgtcaaatattacattttagtaatttttagttcaaaaaaccggccaagtgcgagtcggactcgcgttccaagggttccgtatattaagtcccacttacgcttgactgctaatttctaataggtttttttggctaatgactaaattacctagcagtctagcacttacgccgatgctaagacgttcctgtaccgacctgttccacatccgcatccgcattaaatccgcatcgattttatgcggatgcggatgcagatgcggatgttgaaaataatgcggaagttccgcggttgcggacgcggatgcggatattcgcaacatccctggtatgggagccccacttaaatctttattttattctgtttttagtatttgttgttatagcggcaacagaaatacatcatctgtgaaaatttcaactgtctagctatcgcggttcgtgagatacagcctggtcacagacggacggacggacagcggagtcttagtaatagggtcccgtttttaccctttgggtacggaaccctaaaaagtacggaaccctcggtggacgagtccggctcgcacttttccattttttgtgaaatatttaTTCAGCGCACCGTTTACCTGGTTGCAGTCGACGATATGTAGCAGTAATGCGGCAGCAGTAGCGACGCCGGCGCGGGACGTGCCGCCCGCGCAGCTCACGAGCAGCGGCGCGTTGTGGCCGCCCAGCGCGTCCGCTTCCGTCTCACACGCTAAACGGAGCCCGTTCAGCTCCGCCAGGAACTCTGGAAAAACATggtttaaccctttaccgcatacaATAGTGCCATATGTGTGTGgcggatatgatattcaactctattgggagctattaaagttcaaact harbors:
- the LOC134651759 gene encoding cyclin-K yields the protein MPYWYYDKKDLQNTPSFRDGITTETENRYRKEGARFIIDTGSKMDLGYNTVATGVVYFHRFYMFHSFRTFPRYITACCCLFLAGKVEETPKKCKDIIKVAKSLLTEQKFASFGEDPKEEVMTLERILLQTIKFDLQVEHPYGYLLKYAKCLKGDKAKLQKMVQMAWTFVNDSLCTTLCLQWEPEVIAVALMFLAGKLSKFEVVDWNGRIPKHTAWWDMFVEDVTMELLEDICHQVLDLYSPQTQPSGADSPPGPNANPAPKNDKPSVTPPASASPTAKPVTPVKNGDKPEPPKLDMRFGFPAYPYPPVYSAPPPRLPVPTAPPPLYSEPPPPRLPPTSVPPPHYFPPPPGPPPRPYYPPP